One Dokdonia sp. Dokd-P16 genomic window carries:
- the ruvA gene encoding Holliday junction branch migration protein RuvA, with product MITHLSGRLIEKNPTHVVLDCNGVGYFINISLHTFGQLGDSEALKLHTHLQVKEDSHTLFGFMEVMEREIFRLLLSVSGIGASTARTMLSSLDPNQIKQAIASNDVATIQSIKGIGAKTAQRVILDLKDKILKVYDMSSENAVQSNTSKEEALSALETLGFARKQAEKVCTAIVKEKPDASVETIIKEALKKL from the coding sequence ATGATCACTCACTTAAGCGGAAGACTTATAGAAAAAAATCCAACTCACGTAGTACTAGACTGCAATGGAGTAGGGTATTTTATTAATATCTCATTGCACACTTTTGGGCAGCTAGGAGATAGCGAGGCTTTAAAGTTACACACCCATCTACAAGTTAAAGAAGATAGCCATACACTTTTTGGGTTTATGGAGGTGATGGAACGTGAGATTTTTAGATTACTACTGTCTGTTTCTGGGATAGGGGCAAGTACGGCAAGAACAATGTTGTCCTCGCTAGATCCTAATCAGATTAAACAAGCTATTGCATCAAATGATGTAGCAACCATACAAAGTATTAAGGGAATAGGAGCAAAAACAGCCCAGCGAGTAATACTCGACCTAAAGGATAAGATCCTGAAGGTGTACGATATGAGTAGCGAAAATGCTGTGCAAAGCAATACTAGCAAAGAAGAGGCGTTATCTGCTTTAGAGACATTAGGTTTTGCGCGTAAGCAAGCAGAAAAAGTCTGTACGGCTATTGTAAAAGAAAAGCCAGACGCAAGCGTAGAAACGATTATCAAGGAGGCATTAAAAAAACTGTAG
- a CDS encoding NADP-dependent malic enzyme, whose protein sequence is MSQNSNKRREALVYHAKPKPGKIAVVPTKKYSSQRDLALAYSPGVAEPCLEIAKDVNNVYKYTAKGNLVAVITNGTAVLGLGDIGPEASKPVMEGKGLLFKIFAGIDVFDIEVDTKDVDAFVETVKNIAPTFGGINLEDIKAPEAFEIERRLKAELDIPVMHDDQHGTAIISAAAMLNALEIAGKRIEDVKIVVSGAGSAAISCMNLYHLLGAKLENISMFDINGLLRADRKDLSPEQVKFKSNKDYKNLAEAMVDADVFLGLSVGNIVSPDMIRSMANDPIVFAMANPTPEIDYNVAITSRPDLIMATGRSDHPNQVNNVLGFPFIFRGALDVRATAINEEMKMAAVKALAQLAKEPVPEQVNIAYGATRFTFGRDYIIPKPFDPRLITTIPPAVAKAAMDSGVALEPITDWESYNDELLERLGEDNKIVRLLLDRARLDPKRIIFAESDQLDVLKAAQIVHEEGIAIPVLLGNREVILELKEEIGFEADVEIIDPLSNEEKDQVDRYANIYWNTRKRKGITYLDARRQVKRRDYFASMMVNEGDADGMLSGYSRSYPTVIKPVLEVIGTAPGVQKVAACNLMVTSRGPLFLADTSININPTAKELAKIAQMTSATVKMFGLEPVVAMVSYSNFGSSGHEKATEVSKAVSYLHRYYPDLVVDGEVQADFALNREMLQAKFPFSKLAGRKVNTLVFSNIDSANITYKVIKELEKADNIGPILLGMRKPVHVLQLGASVDEMVSMAAITVIDAQKKQKQEVRRAQEQK, encoded by the coding sequence ATGAGTCAAAACAGCAACAAGCGTAGAGAAGCTCTCGTGTATCACGCAAAGCCTAAACCAGGTAAAATTGCCGTAGTTCCTACGAAGAAGTATTCTAGCCAGCGTGATCTCGCGCTAGCATATTCTCCTGGTGTAGCAGAGCCTTGTCTAGAGATTGCAAAAGATGTAAATAACGTTTATAAATATACGGCAAAGGGTAACCTAGTTGCTGTAATCACAAATGGTACCGCAGTTTTAGGACTGGGAGATATAGGGCCAGAAGCGTCTAAGCCCGTTATGGAAGGTAAAGGTCTATTGTTTAAAATATTTGCTGGTATTGATGTGTTTGATATAGAGGTAGATACTAAGGATGTAGATGCTTTTGTAGAGACTGTAAAGAATATAGCGCCTACTTTTGGAGGTATTAACTTAGAAGATATCAAAGCTCCAGAAGCTTTTGAAATAGAACGCAGACTTAAAGCAGAGTTGGATATACCAGTGATGCATGATGATCAGCATGGTACAGCAATTATTTCGGCTGCGGCAATGCTTAATGCATTAGAAATTGCAGGTAAACGTATTGAAGATGTAAAGATTGTGGTGAGTGGTGCGGGAAGCGCTGCTATCTCTTGCATGAACCTATATCACTTACTAGGTGCTAAGCTGGAAAATATATCAATGTTTGATATAAACGGTTTGCTACGAGCAGATCGAAAAGATCTTTCTCCAGAGCAGGTAAAATTTAAGAGTAACAAAGATTATAAGAATCTAGCAGAAGCCATGGTAGATGCAGATGTGTTTTTAGGACTATCTGTAGGTAATATTGTATCACCAGATATGATTAGATCTATGGCAAATGATCCTATAGTCTTTGCGATGGCAAACCCAACACCAGAGATCGATTATAACGTAGCAATTACTTCTCGACCAGATCTTATTATGGCGACGGGCCGTTCTGACCATCCTAATCAGGTTAATAATGTGCTTGGTTTTCCTTTTATTTTCCGTGGAGCGCTTGATGTAAGAGCAACGGCAATAAATGAAGAAATGAAAATGGCGGCTGTAAAAGCACTGGCTCAACTAGCAAAAGAGCCAGTTCCAGAGCAGGTAAATATTGCATACGGAGCAACACGATTTACCTTTGGACGAGATTATATTATCCCAAAGCCTTTTGACCCGAGATTGATAACAACAATTCCTCCAGCAGTTGCAAAAGCTGCTATGGATAGTGGAGTTGCACTTGAACCTATAACAGACTGGGAGTCTTATAATGATGAGTTATTAGAACGCCTAGGAGAAGATAATAAGATTGTAAGATTACTGCTTGATAGAGCTAGGCTTGATCCTAAGCGTATCATCTTTGCAGAGTCAGATCAGCTGGATGTACTAAAAGCTGCTCAGATTGTGCATGAGGAAGGGATTGCAATCCCTGTGTTATTAGGTAACAGAGAGGTGATACTTGAGCTTAAAGAAGAAATAGGTTTTGAAGCAGATGTAGAGATTATAGATCCTTTATCTAATGAGGAAAAAGATCAAGTAGATCGCTATGCAAACATATACTGGAACACACGTAAGCGCAAGGGTATCACATATCTTGATGCAAGGCGTCAAGTAAAGCGTCGCGATTATTTTGCTTCTATGATGGTAAATGAAGGTGATGCAGATGGTATGTTATCTGGTTATAGTCGTAGTTATCCTACTGTGATAAAGCCAGTGCTTGAAGTTATAGGTACTGCGCCTGGTGTTCAAAAAGTAGCAGCTTGTAACTTGATGGTGACATCAAGAGGACCTTTGTTTCTTGCAGATACTTCAATAAATATTAATCCAACTGCAAAGGAACTTGCTAAAATCGCCCAAATGACGTCGGCTACCGTAAAGATGTTTGGTCTTGAGCCAGTAGTGGCTATGGTAAGTTATTCAAACTTTGGATCTTCTGGACATGAGAAAGCTACAGAGGTGAGTAAGGCGGTGTCTTATTTGCACCGTTACTATCCAGATCTTGTGGTAGATGGTGAAGTACAAGCAGATTTTGCTCTCAACAGGGAAATGTTGCAGGCAAAATTTCCTTTCTCAAAACTAGCAGGAAGAAAAGTAAACACACTTGTATTTTCAAATATAGATAGTGCAAACATTACCTATAAAGTGATTAAGGAGCTTGAGAAAGCAGATAACATAGGACCTATTTTGTTAGGCATGCGTAAGCCTGTGCACGTACTTCAGCTAGGAGCAAGTGTAGATGAAATGGTTAGTATGGCTGCAATTACGGTTATTGATGCTCAGAAAAAACAAAAACAAGAAGTGCGCCGTGCGCAAGAACAGAAGTAA
- a CDS encoding carbohydrate kinase family protein: MSRDIDIICVGEVLIDFIGHQKEVRIDQTRDYHRYLGGSPTNVAMNLSRLGMNVKLAATRGDDGLGIYIEEKLAENGVQTDLVRTDAVNPTSVIFVSKTTGTPDFIAYRYADTKITEDQIPDELIEKTSIFHTTAFALSKNPARTTILNKAKKAFEAGCTLSIDLNYSPRIFPKREKAMETFRQYCSYNPLVKISEDDMERLFGERKSHDEIFDFFHSDFGVELVCLTLGSDGVKLSRKRKNKSQEIIELPAARVENILDATGAGDAFWSGFLFAYIKEYEIERCLKVALSLAAIKLQHVGRLPQNVDILTQLLDFK, from the coding sequence GTGAGTAGAGATATCGATATCATATGTGTAGGTGAGGTTTTAATAGACTTCATAGGTCACCAAAAGGAAGTGCGAATTGATCAAACTAGAGATTATCACAGGTATCTAGGTGGTAGCCCGACAAATGTGGCTATGAATTTATCTAGATTAGGCATGAATGTAAAGCTTGCAGCTACTAGAGGTGACGATGGTCTAGGTATTTATATAGAAGAAAAACTTGCAGAGAATGGAGTGCAAACAGATCTTGTGCGAACAGATGCTGTAAATCCTACGAGTGTAATCTTTGTTTCGAAAACAACGGGAACACCAGATTTTATTGCCTATCGCTATGCAGATACGAAAATCACCGAAGATCAAATTCCAGATGAGCTTATTGAAAAGACTTCCATTTTTCACACCACCGCTTTTGCATTAAGTAAAAATCCTGCTCGCACTACTATCTTGAATAAAGCAAAGAAAGCATTTGAGGCAGGATGTACCTTGAGTATTGATCTTAATTATTCTCCACGTATTTTTCCAAAGAGAGAAAAGGCGATGGAGACTTTTAGACAATACTGTTCATATAATCCGCTAGTGAAAATAAGCGAAGATGATATGGAGCGCTTGTTTGGAGAACGTAAATCTCATGATGAGATATTTGATTTCTTTCATAGTGATTTTGGTGTTGAGCTCGTTTGTCTCACGCTAGGCTCTGATGGGGTTAAGCTTTCGCGAAAGCGTAAAAACAAATCTCAAGAAATAATTGAACTACCAGCAGCAAGGGTAGAAAATATTCTTGACGCTACGGGTGCAGGAGATGCCTTCTGGAGCGGCTTTTTATTTGCATACATTAAAGAATATGAAATCGAACGTTGTCTTAAAGTTGCGCTGTCACTAGCTGCAATCAAATTACAGCATGTAGGCAGGCTTCCTCAAAACGTAGATATCTTAACGCAATTATTAGATTTTAAATAG
- a CDS encoding MFS transporter: MNKILSSIKKPNLSFWQIFNMNVGFLGIQFSFGLQQTAINPIFLYLGAAEDLLPILNIAGPITGLIVQPIIGAISDKTWSPKFGRRKPFFLIGALIGSICLFAFPFSPVLWVAVALLWILDIGNNMAMEPYRALVGDKLPQKQLSLGYQMQSLFVGAGTVIAMLSIIYFQEIFGVAEEIVGSIPQWLYYSFFIGAILSITTILWSVSRTKEIPPSEGEMVQIKEFRGLSFIEKFKHPFVEIAQTVKTMPPFMWKVAGVYLFQWYALFVYWQFNVPMFRDTLNFTIGEAASQSAKMSLTYNSVTMVVALVLVPLTLKYGGKKIYAASLLGTAIAMFLIPYINDANLVLAPMILFGIGWAAMMGIPYTMVSKIVPQTKRGIYMGILNMMIVIPMAIETVTFGPIYKYLLGGNAINAILFAGVFFLISAILALRLTPKQAQEVYNQPE, translated from the coding sequence ATGAATAAAATACTAAGCTCCATTAAAAAGCCTAACCTCTCATTCTGGCAAATTTTTAATATGAACGTTGGTTTCTTAGGGATTCAATTTTCCTTTGGACTTCAACAAACAGCTATAAATCCTATATTCTTATATCTAGGAGCAGCCGAAGATTTGCTGCCTATTCTCAATATAGCAGGGCCTATAACAGGATTAATTGTGCAGCCTATTATAGGTGCGATAAGTGACAAAACATGGTCGCCAAAGTTTGGAAGAAGAAAACCTTTTTTCTTGATAGGTGCTCTAATAGGTAGTATATGTCTTTTTGCATTCCCATTTAGTCCAGTGTTGTGGGTAGCAGTTGCATTGCTTTGGATACTCGACATAGGTAATAACATGGCTATGGAGCCGTATAGAGCACTAGTAGGAGATAAGTTGCCGCAAAAGCAACTAAGCCTTGGTTACCAAATGCAAAGTCTTTTTGTAGGCGCGGGAACAGTGATTGCGATGCTATCTATTATATACTTTCAAGAGATTTTTGGAGTGGCAGAAGAAATTGTAGGAAGTATACCCCAATGGTTATACTACTCATTTTTTATAGGAGCGATATTATCTATCACAACCATATTATGGTCTGTTAGTAGGACTAAAGAAATACCACCTTCTGAAGGGGAGATGGTGCAAATCAAGGAATTTAGAGGACTATCATTTATAGAAAAATTTAAACATCCATTTGTTGAGATTGCTCAAACCGTAAAAACAATGCCTCCATTTATGTGGAAGGTGGCAGGTGTGTATCTATTTCAATGGTATGCACTGTTTGTGTATTGGCAATTTAATGTTCCTATGTTTAGAGATACATTAAATTTCACTATTGGAGAAGCTGCATCACAATCTGCAAAAATGAGTTTAACCTACAACTCTGTGACTATGGTCGTTGCTCTTGTGCTCGTGCCGCTCACGTTAAAGTATGGAGGTAAGAAAATTTATGCAGCAAGTTTACTAGGTACAGCAATCGCTATGTTTTTGATCCCATATATAAACGATGCAAATTTAGTATTGGCACCTATGATTCTTTTTGGGATAGGTTGGGCTGCAATGATGGGAATCCCATATACGATGGTTTCTAAAATTGTACCTCAAACTAAGCGTGGTATTTATATGGGTATTTTAAATATGATGATTGTTATACCTATGGCAATCGAGACCGTGACTTTTGGTCCTATTTATAAATATTTGCTGGGAGGAAATGCTATAAACGCAATATTATTTGCGGGAGTGTTTTTCTTGATATCGGCTATTCTAGCACTTAGGTTGACACCTAAGCAAGCGCAAGAAGTATATAATCAACCAGAGTAA
- the queG gene encoding tRNA epoxyqueuosine(34) reductase QueG, which yields MIENRAKHTTFIKAEATRLGFMSCGISKAGFLEEEAPRLESWLKQNMNGEMQYMENYFDMRLDPTKLVEGSKSVISLLLNYYPHEIQNKDSYKISKYAYGRDYHFVIKDKLKEFLHNIQEEIGDVHGRAFVDSAPVLDKAWAKMSGLGWIGKHSNLLSKKAGSFYFIAELVIDLDLEYDTPVTDHCGSCTACIDACPTDAIVEPYKVDGSKCISYFTIELKNQIPDYAKPHLDDWMFGCDVCQDVCPWNRFSKAHSEPLFDPHPELLSNSKKQWEEITQEVFSEIFKKSAVKRTKFSGLQRNIDALKRP from the coding sequence ATGATTGAAAATCGAGCAAAACATACAACCTTCATTAAAGCCGAAGCCACTCGCCTGGGTTTTATGTCTTGTGGTATAAGTAAAGCTGGTTTTCTAGAAGAGGAGGCACCTCGACTTGAGTCATGGCTTAAGCAAAATATGAATGGCGAGATGCAGTATATGGAGAACTACTTCGATATGCGCCTTGACCCAACTAAGCTTGTGGAGGGCTCAAAAAGTGTGATTTCTCTATTGCTTAATTATTATCCTCACGAAATTCAAAATAAGGATTCGTACAAGATATCTAAGTATGCTTATGGCCGCGATTATCACTTTGTGATAAAGGATAAACTCAAAGAGTTTTTACACAATATACAAGAGGAAATAGGGGATGTGCACGGGCGTGCCTTTGTAGATAGCGCTCCAGTGCTTGATAAAGCATGGGCAAAGATGAGTGGACTTGGTTGGATAGGTAAACACAGTAATCTACTTTCTAAGAAAGCTGGTTCTTTCTACTTCATAGCAGAATTAGTGATTGATCTAGATCTGGAATACGACACACCTGTAACAGATCACTGTGGTAGTTGTACAGCGTGCATAGACGCATGTCCTACAGATGCTATTGTAGAGCCTTATAAGGTAGATGGTAGTAAATGTATAAGTTACTTTACGATTGAGTTAAAAAATCAAATTCCTGACTATGCAAAGCCACATCTAGACGACTGGATGTTTGGTTGTGACGTGTGTCAAGATGTATGTCCTTGGAATCGTTTTTCAAAAGCGCATAGTGAGCCACTATTTGACCCTCATCCAGAATTGCTTTCCAATTCAAAGAAGCAGTGGGAAGAAATCACGCAAGAGGTATTTTCAGAAATCTTTAAAAAATCTGCAGTAAAACGCACCAAGTTTTCAGGGTTACAGCGCAATATAGATGCACTTAAACGGCCATAA
- a CDS encoding cytochrome P450, with protein sequence MPDKIPAVSVFKFLANAGSILKNPLPFHKENFELKGDTFKLKLGFGNDVVFSRDPEFARYALQKNQRNYSKSPIQTKDLAKYVGEGLLTAEGDHWKKQRKLIQPAFHKKQLAQLLDVMHEVIQKELLRIVMHKPFDVFEVFNDLAFMTVVKALFKTDVDRDKINRLQHITEQAQKMLVKELRQPFKAWYFKYGGPIDKHLALTKEARVILKELVQERKDSGDKPGDLLDMLLDSQYEDGGFMDDKQLIDEILILFSAGHETTSNALTFTAELLARNPIWQDKIYKEYAFAKANSISLNEFLRHCTITKQVLEETMRMYPPAYFIDRVNIEDDDHNGMEVPAGSNLLFSVIEIHKHKDFWERADQFDPTRFDDNAGMKHPAYFPFGAGPRMCIGNNFAMYEMILAITEMVSMYKITPKNTPIEILPLITLKPKNALLEFIPR encoded by the coding sequence ATGCCAGATAAAATTCCAGCAGTATCCGTGTTTAAATTTCTTGCAAATGCAGGAAGTATTCTTAAAAACCCATTGCCATTTCATAAGGAAAATTTTGAGTTAAAAGGTGACACTTTTAAACTAAAGCTTGGTTTTGGTAATGATGTAGTTTTCTCAAGAGATCCAGAATTTGCTAGATATGCACTTCAGAAAAATCAACGGAATTATAGTAAATCACCTATCCAAACTAAGGACTTAGCAAAATATGTTGGGGAAGGTCTGCTCACGGCAGAAGGTGACCACTGGAAAAAACAACGCAAACTCATACAACCAGCCTTTCATAAAAAGCAACTAGCTCAATTACTTGATGTAATGCATGAGGTAATTCAAAAAGAACTATTGCGTATTGTAATGCATAAGCCTTTTGATGTATTTGAGGTTTTTAATGATCTTGCATTTATGACTGTCGTTAAGGCATTGTTTAAAACAGATGTAGATCGAGATAAAATTAATAGACTGCAACACATCACAGAGCAAGCACAAAAGATGCTTGTAAAAGAACTGCGCCAGCCATTTAAGGCATGGTATTTTAAATATGGTGGACCTATAGATAAACATCTTGCTCTAACAAAAGAGGCGAGGGTGATTCTAAAGGAACTCGTACAAGAGCGCAAAGACAGCGGTGACAAGCCAGGTGATTTACTTGATATGCTGCTAGATTCTCAATATGAAGATGGTGGATTTATGGACGATAAACAGCTTATTGATGAAATTCTCATTTTATTTTCGGCGGGTCATGAGACTACCTCAAATGCACTTACTTTTACAGCCGAACTGCTTGCTAGAAATCCTATCTGGCAAGATAAAATTTATAAAGAATACGCTTTCGCGAAAGCGAACTCCATAAGCCTTAATGAGTTTTTAAGACATTGTACCATTACCAAGCAGGTGCTGGAGGAAACCATGCGTATGTATCCACCAGCATATTTTATAGATCGAGTGAATATTGAAGATGATGATCATAACGGAATGGAGGTTCCTGCAGGTTCTAACTTATTGTTTTCTGTGATAGAGATACATAAGCATAAGGACTTTTGGGAACGAGCAGATCAATTTGATCCTACGAGGTTTGATGATAACGCAGGGATGAAACATCCGGCATATTTTCCTTTTGGCGCAGGACCTAGAATGTGTATAGGGAATAATTTTGCTATGTATGAAATGATCTTAGCCATTACAGAAATGGTGAGTATGTATAAGATTACCCCAAAAAACACACCTATTGAAATTTTACCGCTTATTACCTTAAAGCCTAAAAATGCGTTGCTAGAATTTATACCAAGATAG
- the ruvB gene encoding Holliday junction branch migration DNA helicase RuvB, with amino-acid sequence MNEHLVPTNEGFSREDVDVEKALRPLSFDDFAGQDQVLENLKIFVQAANLRGEALDHTLFHGPPGLGKTTLANILANELDVNIKITSGPVLDKPGDLAGLLTNLDERDVLFIDEIHRLSPIVEEYLYSAMEDYRIDIMIETGPNARSVQIDLAPFTLVGATTRSGLLTAPMRARFGISSRLQYYTTELLTTIVERSSSILGVPISMEAAVEIAGRSRGTPRIANALLRRVRDFAQIKGNGSIDIAIAKYSLEALNVDAHGLDEMDNKILATIIDKFKGGPVGITTLATAVSESAETIEEVYEPFLIQQGFIMRTPRGREVTEEAYRHLGRVKGPVQGGLF; translated from the coding sequence ATGAATGAACATTTAGTTCCCACAAATGAAGGTTTTTCTAGAGAAGATGTAGATGTCGAAAAGGCATTGAGACCTCTGTCTTTTGATGACTTTGCAGGACAAGATCAGGTACTGGAGAATCTTAAGATATTTGTTCAAGCTGCAAATCTTAGAGGTGAGGCGCTAGATCATACGCTATTTCATGGCCCTCCAGGTCTTGGTAAAACTACGCTAGCAAATATTCTGGCAAATGAACTTGATGTAAATATCAAGATTACATCAGGTCCTGTACTGGACAAGCCAGGAGATCTTGCGGGTTTACTTACCAATCTTGATGAGAGAGATGTGCTTTTCATTGATGAGATACATAGATTGAGTCCCATAGTAGAAGAGTATCTATACTCAGCTATGGAGGATTATCGTATCGACATTATGATCGAGACCGGTCCTAATGCTCGAAGCGTACAGATTGATCTTGCTCCATTTACATTAGTGGGTGCAACAACTCGTTCTGGACTACTTACAGCGCCTATGCGAGCACGTTTTGGTATCTCAAGTAGATTACAATATTACACTACGGAACTGCTAACTACTATCGTTGAGCGTAGTTCGAGCATATTAGGGGTGCCTATCTCCATGGAAGCCGCTGTTGAGATTGCAGGAAGGAGTAGAGGAACTCCTCGTATTGCAAATGCGTTGTTGAGGCGTGTGCGTGATTTTGCTCAGATTAAGGGTAATGGAAGTATAGATATTGCTATTGCAAAATACAGTCTTGAGGCATTAAATGTAGATGCACACGGACTTGATGAGATGGATAATAAAATACTTGCGACCATTATAGATAAGTTTAAGGGTGGACCCGTAGGTATTACCACACTTGCAACTGCTGTATCTGAGAGTGCAGAAACGATTGAGGAAGTCTACGAGCCATTCCTAATACAACAGGGTTTTATAATGCGTACGCCTAGAGGTAGAGAAGTGACCGAAGAAGCTTATAGGCATTTAGGTCGTGTAAAAGGGCCTGTGCAGGGCGGACTGTTTTAA
- a CDS encoding cbb3-type cytochrome c oxidase subunit I → MAAHAPTADHGHDDHEHHHEQTFVTKYIFSTDHKMISKQYLITGLIMGIIGIGMSLIFRLQLAWPDHQFTIYEVLLGDWGKDGVMDPNIYLALITIHGTIMVFFVLTAGLSGTFSNLLIPLQIGARDMASGFLNMVSYWLFFLSSVIMVLSLFVESGPAAAGWTIYPPLSALPNSIPASGMGMTLWLVSMAIFIASSLLGSLNYVVTVINLRTKGMSMTRLPLTIWAFFVTAIIGVVSFPVLLSAALMLIMDRSFGTSFFLSDIYLGGEVLHNSGGSPVLFEHLFWFLGHPEVYIVLLPALGISSEIISTNSRKPIFGYRAMIASILAIAFLSTIVWGHHMFISGMNPFLGSVFTFTTLLIAIPSAVKAFNYITTLWKGNLQFNPGMLFSIGLVSTFISGGLTGIILGDSTLDINVHDTYFVVAHFHLVMGISALYGLFAGVYHWFPKMFEGKMMNKNLGYVHFWITVIGAYGIFFPMHFIGMAGLPRRYYTNSAFPYFDDLLDVNKAISIFAFITAGAQLVFLYNFIHSMFYGKVGAQNPWKSNTLEWTTGHKHIHGNWAGAIPEVQRWPYDYSKLNKDGSDYVIPGQDFIPQTMPLQPNEEEMNH, encoded by the coding sequence ATGGCAGCACACGCACCAACAGCAGATCATGGTCATGACGATCACGAGCACCACCACGAGCAAACATTTGTAACAAAATATATCTTTAGTACAGATCATAAGATGATCTCAAAGCAGTACTTAATTACTGGTTTGATAATGGGTATTATAGGTATTGGGATGTCATTGATATTCCGTCTTCAACTTGCTTGGCCAGATCACCAGTTCACTATTTACGAAGTACTCTTAGGAGACTGGGGTAAAGATGGTGTTATGGATCCAAATATTTATTTAGCACTTATTACGATACACGGAACTATCATGGTGTTCTTTGTACTTACCGCTGGTTTGAGTGGTACATTTAGTAACTTATTGATTCCACTTCAAATTGGAGCTCGAGATATGGCTTCAGGATTCTTGAACATGGTATCTTACTGGTTATTTTTCCTTTCTTCAGTAATCATGGTTCTTTCTCTTTTTGTAGAGTCAGGCCCAGCTGCTGCAGGATGGACAATTTATCCTCCATTATCAGCACTACCTAACAGTATCCCTGCTTCAGGTATGGGAATGACATTATGGTTAGTATCAATGGCTATTTTCATTGCTTCTTCACTTTTAGGGTCATTAAACTATGTAGTAACTGTAATAAACTTACGTACTAAGGGTATGTCTATGACTAGGCTTCCTCTTACAATCTGGGCATTCTTTGTAACAGCAATTATTGGTGTTGTTTCATTCCCAGTATTACTTTCTGCTGCTTTAATGTTAATCATGGACAGAAGTTTTGGAACATCATTCTTCTTATCTGATATTTATTTAGGTGGAGAGGTATTACATAATTCTGGAGGTTCGCCTGTATTATTTGAGCACCTTTTCTGGTTCTTAGGTCACCCAGAAGTATATATTGTATTACTACCGGCATTAGGAATATCGTCTGAGATTATATCAACTAACTCGCGTAAGCCTATTTTTGGTTATCGTGCGATGATTGCGTCTATTCTTGCAATAGCATTCTTGTCTACCATCGTATGGGGTCACCACATGTTTATCTCTGGAATGAACCCATTCTTAGGATCGGTATTTACATTTACAACATTGCTTATTGCGATTCCATCTGCAGTAAAAGCATTTAACTATATAACAACCTTATGGAAAGGTAATCTCCAGTTCAACCCTGGGATGTTATTTTCTATAGGTCTTGTATCTACTTTTATCTCTGGTGGACTTACAGGGATTATTCTTGGTGATTCTACATTAGATATTAACGTTCACGACACTTATTTTGTAGTAGCTCACTTCCACTTGGTGATGGGTATATCTGCGCTTTATGGATTATTTGCGGGAGTATACCACTGGTTCCCAAAAATGTTTGAAGGTAAGATGATGAACAAGAACTTGGGTTACGTTCACTTCTGGATTACAGTTATAGGAGCGTACGGTATTTTCTTCCCTATGCACTTCATCGGAATGGCGGGATTACCTAGACGTTACTACACGAACTCTGCTTTCCCATATTTTGATGATTTACTAGACGTAAATAAGGCTATAAGTATTTTTGCATTCATAACTGCAGGAGCACAATTAGTATTCTTATATAACTTTATCCATTCTATGTTCTATGGTAAAGTAGGAGCGCAAAACCCTTGGAAGTCTAACACATTAGAGTGGACTACTGGACATAAGCATATTCACGGTAACTGGGCTGGAGCAATTCCAGAGGTACAACGTTGGCCATATGATTATTCTAAATTGAATAAAGATGGTTCAGATTACGTAATACCTGGTCAGGATTTTATCCCACAGACCATGCCTCTTCAACCTAATGAAGAAGAAATGAATCACTAG